One region of Paenibacillus polymyxa M1 genomic DNA includes:
- the hrcA gene encoding heat-inducible transcriptional repressor HrcA: MLTERQRLILNAIIDDYIRSAEPVGSRSISKRQDVGFSPATIRNEMSDLEEQGYLEQPHTSAGRIPSHKGYRYYVDHLVPLNTLKPMEMRELKAFYAEKLNVMEQVIQHASGILSHMTNYTSILLGPEVFHTSLRHFQLLPLNETTAVAIIVTNTGQVENKTVDIPPGISISEMEKVVNLLNSKLVGVPIYQLKSRLYTALGQEMEKHVSHFEDAMKVLDKALDNESDQRLYLSGATNMLNQPEFKDVEKVKHILDLLEETPTLLKLMTPVAGAPEIQVRIGTENDHEAFANCSLITATYAVDGEALGTIGILGPTRMEYARVINILGILSKDLTAMLTQRFK; encoded by the coding sequence TTGTTAACCGAACGTCAGAGACTCATTTTGAATGCGATTATTGATGACTACATTCGTTCGGCTGAGCCAGTGGGTTCCCGCAGCATATCCAAAAGGCAGGATGTCGGATTCAGCCCAGCCACGATCCGTAATGAAATGTCGGATTTGGAGGAACAGGGCTATCTGGAGCAACCCCATACTTCTGCGGGACGCATCCCGTCTCATAAAGGTTATCGTTATTATGTGGACCATTTGGTGCCACTAAATACACTGAAGCCTATGGAAATGCGGGAACTAAAAGCCTTTTACGCCGAAAAGCTGAATGTAATGGAGCAAGTGATTCAGCATGCATCAGGCATTTTGTCCCATATGACCAATTATACTTCCATCTTGCTTGGGCCGGAGGTGTTTCATACTTCGTTGCGTCATTTTCAGCTGTTGCCGCTCAACGAAACGACGGCTGTGGCGATTATCGTGACCAATACCGGTCAGGTGGAGAATAAAACGGTGGATATTCCACCTGGAATTTCAATTTCCGAGATGGAAAAGGTTGTGAATTTACTGAACAGCAAGCTGGTCGGTGTGCCGATTTATCAGCTTAAATCACGCCTTTACACCGCGCTTGGTCAGGAAATGGAGAAGCATGTGTCTCATTTTGAGGACGCTATGAAGGTGCTGGATAAAGCACTCGATAATGAATCGGATCAGCGCTTGTATTTGAGCGGTGCGACGAACATGCTGAATCAACCTGAATTTAAAGATGTAGAAAAGGTTAAACATATTCTCGATCTGCTGGAGGAAACACCAACGCTGCTTAAACTGATGACTCCTGTAGCCGGAGCCCCTGAAATTCAAGTCCGCATCGGTACAGAAAATGATCATGAAGCATTTGCCAATTGCAGCCTGATTACTGCTACATATGCAGTAGACGGAGAAGCGTTGGGTACGATAGGTATATTGGGTCCGACGCGGATGGAGTATGCGAGAGTTATTAATATTTTGGGTATCCTGTCTAAGGATTTGACCGCAATGCTAACGCAACGGTTTAAATAG
- the grpE gene encoding nucleotide exchange factor GrpE, whose product MKEEQAFQDEKQQNVSTEEAAETSQQEEPVNEAAALEAEEENTEVAKLRAEAEEHQQRFLRAQADFDNFRRRTLKEKEDLAKYASMKLVTELVPVLDNFERALATASQGAESESFTKGVEMIFRQFESVLQAEGVTAMNAVGQPFNPDFHQAIMQVESEEHDEGIVVEEVQKGYMLKDKVLRPAMVKVSM is encoded by the coding sequence TTGAAGGAAGAACAAGCGTTCCAAGATGAAAAACAACAAAATGTAAGCACAGAGGAAGCTGCCGAAACGAGCCAGCAGGAAGAGCCGGTGAATGAAGCGGCAGCACTGGAAGCCGAGGAAGAAAACACAGAGGTGGCAAAACTTCGTGCAGAGGCTGAGGAGCATCAGCAGCGGTTTTTGCGCGCACAGGCGGATTTTGATAATTTTCGCCGCCGTACACTGAAAGAAAAGGAAGACCTTGCTAAATATGCGTCTATGAAGCTTGTTACCGAGTTGGTGCCTGTTCTGGATAACTTCGAGCGAGCGCTGGCAACAGCATCGCAAGGAGCGGAGTCTGAGTCATTCACCAAAGGCGTGGAAATGATTTTCCGCCAGTTTGAGAGTGTGCTTCAGGCAGAGGGAGTGACGGCCATGAATGCAGTGGGACAACCGTTTAATCCTGATTTCCACCAGGCTATTATGCAGGTAGAGAGCGAAGAGCATGATGAAGGCATCGTCGTTGAAGAGGTACAAAAAGGATACATGCTGAAGGACAAGGTGCTTCGTCCAGCGATGGTAAAAGTTAGCATGTAA
- the hemW gene encoding radical SAM family heme chaperone HemW, producing the protein MTASIQKHEYSSAPQAVYLHIPFCTNKCFYCDFNSYVLKDQPVMEYLYALEREMEHTVKLHPPGEIKTIFVGGGTPTTLNPKEMEYFLRSVRTYFPNWAEDIEFSMEANPGTTDFEKLSVMKEGGVNRLSFGVQAFQNDLLTGIGRIHSTDDVYRSLENARKAGLDNLSIDLMFGLPNQTVDMLDESVSRALELDLPHYSIYSLKVEENTLFHTLYQKNQLPLPHEDDELEMYLLLMRRMKEAGYEQYEISNFAKPGLGSKHNMTYWRNEDYYGLGAGAHGYVGRERHMNIKGINPYVEATRNGLPRLDSFEVPTAEAMEDFLMVGLRMLEGVSKSRFEAQFGQTLEDTFTVPLRKMLNAGLIESIEDGYRLSERGILFGNDVFAEFIGSITVNS; encoded by the coding sequence ATGACCGCATCCATACAAAAACATGAATATTCATCCGCGCCTCAAGCGGTTTATCTGCATATACCTTTTTGCACGAATAAATGCTTTTACTGTGACTTCAACTCTTATGTGCTCAAGGATCAGCCTGTTATGGAATATCTGTATGCCTTAGAACGGGAGATGGAACATACGGTCAAACTTCACCCGCCAGGAGAGATAAAGACCATTTTTGTCGGGGGAGGAACACCAACAACCCTCAATCCGAAGGAAATGGAATATTTCCTGAGGAGCGTTCGTACCTATTTTCCAAACTGGGCGGAAGATATTGAGTTTTCCATGGAAGCCAATCCAGGCACAACTGATTTTGAAAAACTTTCTGTGATGAAAGAGGGCGGCGTCAATCGACTCAGTTTTGGTGTGCAGGCTTTCCAGAATGATCTGCTTACAGGCATAGGTCGTATTCATAGTACAGATGACGTCTATCGTAGTTTGGAAAACGCACGTAAGGCCGGCTTGGACAATCTGTCGATTGACCTGATGTTCGGTTTGCCGAACCAAACGGTCGACATGCTGGATGAAAGCGTCAGTAGAGCGCTGGAGCTGGATCTTCCTCATTACTCTATCTACAGTTTGAAGGTTGAAGAGAACACGCTCTTCCACACGTTATACCAGAAAAATCAGCTGCCACTTCCACATGAAGATGACGAACTGGAAATGTATTTGCTCCTTATGCGTCGCATGAAAGAAGCGGGTTATGAACAGTATGAAATTAGCAATTTCGCTAAACCAGGTTTGGGTAGTAAGCACAATATGACTTATTGGCGGAATGAGGATTATTATGGTCTTGGCGCTGGGGCACATGGTTATGTTGGCAGAGAGCGTCATATGAACATTAAGGGCATTAACCCTTATGTGGAGGCTACTCGGAATGGCCTACCGCGTTTGGACAGCTTTGAGGTGCCGACGGCGGAAGCTATGGAGGACTTTCTCATGGTCGGTTTGAGAATGCTGGAGGGTGTGTCCAAATCCCGCTTTGAAGCTCAATTCGGTCAGACATTGGAAGACACGTTTACAGTTCCTCTTAGAAAAATGCTGAATGCAGGGTTAATCGAATCAATCGAGGATGGGTATCGTTTGAGCGAACGCGGTATTTTATTCGGAAATGACGTATTTGCAGAGTTCATCGGTTCGATCACGGTAAATTCATAA
- the dnaK gene encoding molecular chaperone DnaK, translated as MSKVIGIDLGTTNSCVAVMEGGEAVVIPNPEGARTTPSVVGFKKDGERTVGETAKRQAITNPDRTIMSIKRHMGTNHKENIDGKEYSAQEISAMILQKLKADAEAYLGQTVSQAVITVPAYFNDGQRQATKDAGKIAGLEVLRIVNEPTAAALAYGMEKSEDQTILVYDLGGGTFDVSILELGDGFFEVKATSGDNKLGGDDFDQVIIDYLVNEFKKDQGIDLSKDKAAVQRLKDAAEKAKKELSGVLTTTISLPFITVADGVPQHLELNLTRAKFEELSAGLVERTLGPTRQAMKDAGMSASDIDKIVLVGGSTRIPAVQEAIKKLTGKEPHKGVNPDEVVALGAAVQAGVLTGDVKDVVLLDVTPLSLGIETAGGVFTKMIDRNTTIPTSKSQVFSTYADNQPSVEIHVLQGEREMAAGNKTLGRFQLGDIPPAPRGVPQIEVTFDLDANGIVNVSATDKGTGKSQKITITSSSGLSDEEVERMMKDAELHAEEDKKRKELVEAKNAADQLIYSVDKTIKDLGEKADAGEVEKANAAKENLQKTLESDNLEDIKKATEELTEIVQQLSVKLYEQAAQAAQAQDGAADSKGRDNVVDADYEVVDEDQKKD; from the coding sequence ATGAGCAAAGTAATCGGTATTGACTTAGGTACAACCAACTCTTGTGTGGCTGTTATGGAGGGCGGCGAAGCCGTCGTTATTCCAAATCCGGAAGGCGCGCGCACAACCCCTTCCGTTGTCGGTTTCAAAAAAGATGGGGAGCGTACTGTGGGGGAAACGGCAAAACGCCAAGCAATTACGAACCCGGATCGTACAATCATGTCCATCAAGCGCCACATGGGTACAAATCATAAAGAAAACATCGATGGTAAGGAATATTCCGCACAGGAAATTTCCGCTATGATTTTGCAAAAGCTGAAAGCTGACGCTGAAGCTTATCTGGGCCAAACGGTTTCTCAAGCGGTTATCACTGTTCCAGCTTACTTCAATGATGGTCAACGTCAAGCAACTAAGGACGCAGGTAAAATTGCCGGTCTGGAAGTTCTGCGGATTGTCAATGAGCCAACAGCAGCTGCATTGGCATATGGTATGGAAAAATCCGAAGACCAAACGATCCTCGTATATGACTTGGGCGGCGGTACATTCGACGTATCCATTTTGGAACTGGGGGATGGTTTCTTCGAAGTTAAAGCAACAAGCGGCGATAACAAGCTGGGTGGCGATGACTTTGACCAAGTGATTATTGATTACCTCGTAAATGAGTTCAAGAAAGATCAAGGTATTGACCTGAGCAAAGATAAAGCAGCTGTACAACGTCTGAAAGACGCAGCAGAAAAAGCGAAAAAAGAACTGTCCGGCGTGCTGACAACGACAATTTCCTTGCCGTTTATCACAGTAGCTGATGGCGTTCCACAGCATTTGGAGTTGAACCTGACTCGTGCGAAGTTTGAAGAATTGTCTGCAGGTCTGGTTGAACGTACTTTGGGACCTACTCGTCAAGCGATGAAAGATGCAGGCATGAGTGCTAGCGACATCGATAAAATCGTTTTGGTCGGCGGCTCTACACGTATTCCAGCTGTACAAGAAGCAATCAAAAAGCTGACAGGTAAAGAGCCTCATAAAGGCGTAAACCCTGATGAAGTAGTAGCTTTGGGCGCAGCAGTTCAAGCAGGTGTATTGACAGGTGATGTTAAGGACGTCGTTCTCCTTGACGTAACTCCACTGTCCCTCGGTATTGAAACCGCAGGTGGCGTATTCACCAAAATGATTGATCGTAACACGACAATCCCTACGAGCAAATCGCAGGTATTCTCGACGTATGCCGACAATCAGCCTAGCGTAGAAATTCACGTGCTGCAAGGTGAACGCGAAATGGCAGCAGGCAACAAAACACTGGGCCGTTTCCAATTGGGAGATATCCCTCCAGCACCACGTGGTGTACCGCAAATCGAAGTTACTTTCGACCTCGATGCGAACGGTATTGTGAACGTATCTGCTACAGATAAAGGCACAGGTAAAAGCCAAAAAATTACGATCACATCTTCTAGCGGCTTGAGTGACGAAGAAGTAGAACGTATGATGAAGGATGCCGAGTTGCATGCGGAAGAAGATAAGAAACGCAAAGAGTTGGTAGAAGCGAAAAACGCTGCGGACCAACTGATCTACTCCGTAGACAAAACGATTAAAGATCTGGGCGAAAAAGCGGATGCAGGTGAAGTCGAAAAAGCAAATGCAGCTAAAGAAAATCTGCAAAAAACGCTGGAATCCGACAACCTGGAAGACATCAAAAAAGCTACTGAAGAACTGACTGAAATCGTTCAGCAATTGTCTGTGAAATTGTATGAGCAAGCTGCTCAAGCAGCACAAGCTCAAGACGGAGCAGCAGACAGCAAAGGCCGTGACAATGTTGTTGATGCGGACTATGAAGTTGTTGACGAAGATCAGAAGAAAGACTAA
- a CDS encoding N-acetyltransferase → MASVCKDVLCRSAVPEDVEPLYQMISGYAERGIMLPRSREVLTRQLELFIVAEVDGEVVGCGSLCKLGADLVEIRSLGISEGHKGMGIGSKLVEGLIREARRQHIPKIMALTYEVSFFIKNGFDVVSKEIFPEKVWTDCIHCSKQNNCDEIAVLKVLN, encoded by the coding sequence ATGGCTTCAGTGTGTAAAGATGTATTGTGCAGAAGTGCGGTTCCTGAGGATGTGGAGCCTTTATATCAAATGATTAGCGGCTATGCAGAGCGGGGGATTATGCTGCCACGTTCAAGGGAAGTGCTTACGCGCCAACTGGAGCTGTTTATTGTTGCAGAGGTGGACGGCGAAGTCGTTGGTTGTGGTTCTTTATGCAAATTGGGGGCTGATTTGGTAGAGATTCGCTCCCTTGGTATCTCTGAGGGGCATAAAGGAATGGGAATCGGCTCCAAGCTTGTGGAAGGCCTTATTAGAGAAGCACGGCGGCAACATATTCCTAAAATTATGGCACTAACCTACGAGGTATCCTTTTTTATAAAAAACGGTTTTGATGTAGTTAGCAAAGAGATTTTCCCTGAAAAGGTATGGACTGACTGCATTCATTGCAGTAAACAAAACAATTGTGATGAAATCGCAGTGTTGAAAGTACTGAACTGA